One Coccinella septempunctata chromosome 1, icCocSept1.1, whole genome shotgun sequence DNA window includes the following coding sequences:
- the LOC123322939 gene encoding uncharacterized protein LOC123322939, whose translation MNKSRKEFDEHTAHLDRTLTRSTLSDGDEAVKKIYPSKSELSIINNSIKCTEEKCKEIFTSCSNLNLHLYKTHNKKDAIKFDTINKQYYCPEIQCIYHQSQWFKNKKLLKQHYLKVHSPKIFVCETCNEGFATKAFKNMHVDYCGVKFKCSECPISYPKYESLLTHARRKEHKINDKIYFKLKKVDDSISINISKSDSNLLNRIRPILPKPTSSVNSITNCKSFNRKNDQSIQTDHISPKLKSKITQINRNSLFRKRDTRQTQTGFWKEQLSIETQTIGDFTSRNNMELNGGRKFITTQSSTQTSSVDSKSASSNTFPPINDLNLSSTAKRSSSSTQTLEKPIDNFSATTNTHDTIDTDTSDLIESNLDNFDSNYFNCNMETQTDLIFNEDLFDYGDYYSNMYTQTCENLLLNSLELNHIETQTVDDMLKSVEIQTMMSHKKSQINCRDISHMETQTDVEVKQMLEVMNA comes from the coding sequence atgaataagaGTAGGAAAGAATTTGATGAGCATACTGCCCACTTGGATAGAACTCTCACAAGGAGCACCTTGTCTGATGGTGATGAAGCTGTAAAGAAAATATATCCATCTAAAAGTGAGCTGTCCATAATAAACAATTCGATAAAATGTACAGAAGAAAAATGTAAAGAGATATTCACATCCTGCTCAAACTTAAATTTACATCTCTATAAAACTCACAATAAAAAGGACGCAATTAAGTTTGATACCATAAACAAACAATATTATTGTCCAGAAATTCAATGCATTTATCATCAGTCGCAGTGGTTCAAGAACAAAAAACTGTTAAAGCAACACTATTTAAAAGTGCATTCACCTAAGATATTTGTTTGTGAAACTTGTAATGAAGGATTTGCTACAAAAGCATTCAAAAACATGCATGTAGATTATTGTGGTGTGAAATTCAAATGCAGTGAATGTCCAATAAGTTATCCCAAGTATGAATCTTTATTAACCCATGCAAGGAGGAAGGAACATAAAATAAATgacaaaatttatttcaaattgaaaaaggtAGATGAttcaatatcaattaatatttctAAAAGCGATAGTAATTTACTGAATAGAATAAGACCAATTTTGCCTAAACCAACATCAAGTGTTAATTCAATTACCAATTGCAAGTCATTCAACAGGAAAAATGATCAAAGCATTCAAACTGATCACATATCACCAAAACTGAAAAGTAAAATAACTCAAATCAATAGGaattcattatttcgaaaaagagATACAAGGCAAACACAAACTGGTTTTTGGAAAGAACAGCTCAGCATTGAAACCCAAACTATTGGCGATTTTACCAGTAGAAACAATATGGAACTTAATGGAGGGAGAAAATTCATCACTACTCAATCTTCTACCCAAACAAGTTCAGTGGACTCAAAATCTGCATCATCAAACACATTTCCTCCTATAAATGATCTCAACCTTTCTTCAACAGCAAAGAGAAGTTCATCAAGCACCCAAACTTTGGAAAAACCCATTGATAACTTTTCTGCCACCACTAATACTCATGATACAATAGATACAGATACCTCCGACTTAATTGAAAGTAACTTGGATAATTTTGATTCAAACTACTTCAACTGCAATATGGAAACTCAAACTGACTTGATATTCAATGAAGATTTATTCGATTATGGAGACTATTACAGCAATATGTACACACAAACCTGTGAGAATCTTCTTTTGAATAGTTTAGAGCTGAATCATATCGAGACCCAAACTGTAGACGATATGTTGAAGTCTGTTGAAATCCAAACAATGATGTCCCATAAAAAGTCTCAAATCAACTGCCGTGATATAAGCCATATGGAAACTCAGACTGACGTTGAGGTCAAGCAAATGTTAGAAGTAATGAATGCGTGA